One segment of Sphingomonas qomolangmaensis DNA contains the following:
- a CDS encoding acyl-CoA dehydrogenase family protein: MATAPKIDSATDPMATFRGEARAWLAANFPPELKGKENPMSAVDGPDEAGDAERRWKAAMGDKGWGVPTWPSQYGGGGLSRGEARVLQEEMARAGAWNPIGGMGVMMFGPTLLEYGSEAQKAEHIPAIARGEVRWCQGYSEPNAGSDLANIQTSAIDAGDHYIVNGQKTWTSGGQWADKCFALVRTDKSHKHAGISFLLIDMDAPGVETKPIRLISGQSPFCETFFTEVKVPKANLVGNEGQGWEIGTRLLQHERSSLSSGGSASRLFAGTPLGRMALDYRGADDAGRLSDADLRTRIVRHEMDVRAFALTLRRAALESKSNAGPSATSSIMKNVGARITQDRAELAIEVMGMQGLGWEGEGFSEDELAQTRTWLWGKAVSIYGGSTEIQNNVIAKRILGMAEAK, translated from the coding sequence ATGGCTACCGCACCCAAGATCGACTCAGCGACCGACCCGATGGCGACGTTCCGCGGCGAGGCGCGCGCGTGGCTGGCGGCGAACTTTCCGCCCGAGTTGAAGGGCAAGGAAAACCCGATGTCGGCGGTCGATGGCCCCGACGAAGCAGGCGACGCCGAACGCCGCTGGAAGGCGGCGATGGGCGACAAGGGCTGGGGGGTGCCGACCTGGCCGAGTCAATATGGCGGCGGCGGGCTCAGTCGGGGCGAGGCGCGCGTGCTGCAGGAAGAGATGGCGCGCGCGGGAGCGTGGAACCCGATCGGCGGGATGGGGGTGATGATGTTCGGCCCCACGCTGCTCGAATATGGCAGCGAGGCGCAGAAGGCCGAGCATATCCCCGCGATCGCGCGCGGCGAGGTGCGCTGGTGCCAGGGCTATTCCGAGCCCAATGCCGGATCGGACCTCGCCAATATCCAGACCTCGGCGATCGATGCCGGCGACCATTATATCGTCAACGGGCAGAAGACGTGGACGTCGGGCGGGCAATGGGCCGACAAATGCTTCGCGCTGGTGCGCACCGACAAGAGCCACAAACATGCCGGCATCAGCTTCCTGCTGATCGACATGGACGCACCGGGGGTCGAGACCAAGCCGATCCGGCTGATCTCTGGCCAGTCGCCCTTTTGCGAGACCTTCTTCACTGAGGTGAAGGTGCCCAAGGCCAATCTGGTCGGCAACGAAGGGCAGGGCTGGGAAATCGGCACCCGGCTGCTCCAGCATGAGCGTTCGAGCCTGTCGAGCGGCGGCAGCGCCAGCCGGTTGTTCGCGGGAACGCCGCTGGGGCGAATGGCGCTCGACTATCGCGGCGCCGACGACGCCGGACGGCTGAGCGATGCCGATCTGCGCACGCGGATCGTCCGCCACGAAATGGACGTGCGCGCCTTCGCGCTGACGCTGCGCCGCGCCGCGCTCGAATCGAAATCGAATGCGGGGCCGTCGGCGACGTCGTCGATCATGAAGAATGTCGGCGCGCGCATCACCCAGGACCGCGCCGAACTCGCGATCGAGGTGATGGGGATGCAGGGCTTGGGCTGGGAAGGCGAGGGGTTCAGCGAGGACGAACTCGCGCAGACCCGGACCTGGCTGTGGGGCAAGGCGGTGTCGATCTATGGCGGATCGACCGAGATTCAGAACAATGTGATCGCAAAGCGTATCCTCGGGATGGCCGAGGCGAAATAG
- a CDS encoding UrcA family protein, producing MMIRRKLTVAFLATMVAFPATAFAVDNDTALIRGGANTVTRALTVRTNDLNLDDPRGRAAVEQRVRLAAQQACGRVDMYGLRPPADYRRCLDQSVSNALAQVTTTGGAALGGAN from the coding sequence ATGATGATCCGCAGGAAACTGACCGTCGCGTTTCTCGCGACGATGGTGGCATTTCCCGCCACCGCCTTTGCCGTCGACAACGATACCGCGCTTATCCGCGGCGGCGCCAATACCGTGACGCGGGCGCTGACGGTGCGCACCAACGATCTGAACCTCGACGACCCGCGCGGGCGTGCCGCGGTCGAGCAGCGCGTCCGGCTCGCCGCGCAACAGGCGTGCGGCCGCGTCGATATGTACGGCCTTCGTCCGCCCGCCGATTACCGTCGCTGCCTCGACCAGTCGGTGTCGAACGCGTTGGCGCAGGTCACCACGACCGGCGGTGCAGCCCTGGGCGGCGCCAACTGA
- a CDS encoding acyl-CoA dehydrogenase family protein, translating to MAILSEDQTMLRDMAREWADNEAPVAVFRKTRDAAPPEGYDTALWRAQAEMGWAGVLVPEAHGGAGMGFLSLGLVLEQLGRNLVASPLAATAAATSALMLGGSQAQQAEWLPRIAAGEIVATLAIDEGPHFTPDRIATRIEAGQLSGTKAFVAEGDSATLFVVAATDGLYLVTGEQGVTRNTRKLADARSHAEIVFTDAPAQKLPEGGGQLLRQVTDRAAAATAAEMLGMAESAFAQVNDYLKQRVQFGQPLSTFQALQHRMAKMFTELELMRSAVEGALEAIDAKRSDVDQAVSLAKAIAGDTLNLVSREMVQLYGGVGMTDEYDAGFYLKRARVLEAMWGNAAWHRERFAKLNGY from the coding sequence ATGGCAATTCTAAGCGAAGACCAGACAATGCTGCGCGACATGGCGCGCGAATGGGCTGACAACGAAGCGCCGGTGGCGGTGTTTCGCAAGACCCGCGATGCCGCGCCGCCCGAGGGCTATGACACCGCGCTGTGGCGGGCGCAGGCCGAAATGGGCTGGGCCGGCGTGTTGGTGCCCGAAGCGCATGGCGGCGCGGGGATGGGGTTCCTGTCGCTCGGGCTGGTGCTCGAACAGCTCGGCCGCAACCTCGTCGCCTCGCCGCTCGCCGCGACCGCGGCGGCGACCAGCGCGCTGATGCTCGGCGGATCGCAGGCGCAGCAGGCCGAATGGCTGCCGCGGATCGCCGCGGGCGAAATCGTCGCGACGCTGGCAATCGACGAAGGGCCGCATTTCACGCCTGATCGAATCGCCACCCGTATCGAAGCCGGCCAGCTCAGCGGCACCAAGGCGTTCGTCGCCGAGGGCGACAGCGCGACGTTGTTCGTGGTTGCTGCCACCGATGGGCTGTATCTGGTGACGGGCGAGCAGGGCGTTACCCGCAACACCCGCAAGCTCGCCGATGCGCGAAGCCATGCCGAGATCGTCTTCACCGACGCTCCCGCGCAAAAGCTGCCCGAAGGCGGCGGGCAGCTGTTGCGCCAGGTCACCGATCGCGCCGCCGCCGCCACCGCCGCCGAGATGCTCGGCATGGCGGAGTCGGCGTTCGCCCAGGTCAACGACTATCTCAAGCAGCGCGTCCAGTTCGGTCAGCCGCTGTCGACCTTCCAGGCGCTGCAGCATCGCATGGCCAAGATGTTCACCGAACTCGAGCTGATGCGATCGGCGGTCGAGGGTGCGCTCGAGGCGATCGATGCCAAGCGTTCGGATGTCGACCAGGCGGTGAGCCTCGCCAAGGCGATCGCGGGTGACACGCTCAACCTCGTCAGCCGCGAGATGGTGCAGCTGTATGGCGGGGTCGGCATGACCGACGAATATGACGCCGGCTTCTACCTCAAACGCGCCCGCGTGCTCGAGGCGATGTGGGGTAACGCCGCATGGCACCGCGAGCGCTTCGCAAAGCTGAACGGCTACTGA
- a CDS encoding TonB-dependent receptor — MMKRQLLTACAVPALVLAFANPAVAQDAGATATEAGSTTQDEDPSQDTSRDIVITAQGRAQALADVPIAVSAVTSESLLLSGANDIRQLNQLAPSLLVSSTGSEANGSARIRGIGTVGDNPGLESSVVTFIDGVYRSRSGIGLNELGEIDRIEVLRGPQGTLGGRNSSAGLISIVSKRPEFEFGGNAEVTYGNYDFWRLAGSLTGPITQTLAARVDGVFVKRDGFYNDPANGTTINDRDRYFVRGQLLFQPTSDIDFRLIGDYSKRDENCCAATYVDSSVNPFIGNLNNPATPITTGLPRGNNIINVLTALGQNPAAFNQGYSRDVSVTPGRDYGSASEDWGVSGQLDWRFGDVSLTSITAYRTYYNSQGSDVDYGTPDLLYNASGDGNSRLFKTFTQELRLQGSLFDDKLDWLVGGFFLDEKIRVNSNLRFGRQYGQFAACRIITGGALAALYSPTSPGCVAPGIGPATLTAAGSRDIAAGFARLSTLSDLGSAGETYRQDTRSFAAFTHNIVHLTDTLDLTLGLRYTDERKRFSASFNNDNTVCTFLQSTVSDEAFGPTSTATQRALGQALLGLGCQGNSTAELNGVSVEDERNESEFTGTAVLSWKATDDLLLYGSFTRGYKAGGFNLDRSALKLPVQTFASLGGVQALTGNLQFDPETVNAFEVGAKYSTGPFSLSVAGFRQEFKNFQLNTFDGTVFIVQNVNGCTEELNGADRDQSKFTAAANYSATAAATGACDTDNLGYGVLAQGVELEAQLAPIRDLRIAVGLTYADTKFRDNLVGNDRGQPLNQALRKLPGDNLSNAPEIVATSSVAWTPDIGSSGLSGLFYIDGRLSDDYNTGSDLFPQKEQDSFFLINARVGIRGPDQRWAVELWAQNLLDKDYAQVAFNSPFQEGAANAAFQDPQYPGGRQIFSQFLAEPRTYGVTLRGSF, encoded by the coding sequence ATGATGAAACGGCAGCTGCTCACCGCCTGTGCGGTCCCCGCGCTCGTCCTGGCATTCGCCAATCCGGCCGTCGCGCAGGACGCCGGGGCGACCGCGACCGAGGCTGGCTCGACCACGCAGGACGAGGATCCTTCGCAGGATACTAGCCGCGACATCGTCATCACCGCACAAGGCCGCGCGCAGGCGCTCGCCGACGTGCCGATCGCGGTTTCTGCGGTAACCTCCGAAAGCCTATTGCTGTCGGGCGCCAATGACATTCGCCAGCTCAACCAACTCGCGCCGTCGTTGCTGGTGTCCTCGACCGGGTCCGAAGCCAATGGTTCGGCGCGTATCCGCGGCATCGGCACCGTCGGCGACAATCCGGGCCTCGAAAGCTCGGTCGTCACCTTCATCGACGGCGTCTACCGCTCGCGCTCGGGCATCGGCCTCAACGAGCTCGGCGAGATCGACCGGATCGAGGTGCTGCGCGGACCGCAGGGAACGCTAGGCGGGCGCAACTCGTCGGCGGGCCTCATCAGCATCGTCAGCAAACGCCCCGAGTTCGAATTCGGCGGCAATGCCGAGGTGACCTATGGCAATTATGATTTCTGGCGGCTTGCCGGCAGCCTGACCGGTCCGATCACCCAGACGCTCGCCGCCCGGGTCGATGGCGTGTTCGTCAAGCGCGACGGTTTCTATAACGATCCGGCGAACGGCACGACGATCAACGATCGCGATCGCTACTTCGTTCGCGGCCAGTTGCTGTTCCAGCCTACCTCGGACATCGATTTCCGGCTCATCGGCGATTACAGCAAGCGCGACGAAAATTGCTGCGCCGCGACCTATGTCGACAGCTCGGTCAATCCGTTCATCGGCAACCTCAACAATCCCGCCACCCCGATCACCACCGGGCTGCCGCGCGGTAACAACATCATCAACGTGCTGACCGCGCTCGGCCAGAACCCCGCAGCGTTCAACCAGGGCTATAGCCGCGACGTATCGGTGACGCCGGGTCGCGATTATGGCAGCGCATCGGAAGACTGGGGCGTGTCGGGCCAGCTCGACTGGCGCTTCGGCGACGTCTCGCTGACCTCGATCACCGCCTATCGCACCTATTATAATTCGCAAGGGTCGGACGTCGACTACGGCACCCCCGATTTGCTTTACAACGCCAGCGGCGACGGCAATTCGCGGCTGTTCAAGACCTTCACGCAGGAGCTGCGGCTGCAGGGCAGCCTGTTCGACGACAAGCTCGACTGGCTGGTCGGCGGCTTCTTCCTCGACGAAAAGATCCGGGTGAACAGCAACCTGCGCTTCGGTCGGCAATATGGTCAGTTCGCTGCTTGCCGGATCATCACCGGTGGCGCGCTTGCGGCACTATATTCGCCGACCAGCCCCGGCTGCGTCGCCCCCGGCATCGGCCCGGCGACGCTCACCGCCGCAGGCAGCCGCGACATCGCCGCGGGCTTTGCGCGGCTGAGCACGCTCAGCGACCTCGGTTCGGCGGGCGAAACCTATCGCCAGGACACGCGCAGCTTCGCCGCGTTTACCCACAACATCGTCCACCTCACCGACACGCTCGATCTGACGTTGGGGCTTCGCTACACCGACGAGCGCAAGCGCTTCTCGGCGTCGTTCAACAACGACAATACCGTCTGCACCTTCCTACAATCGACGGTGTCGGACGAAGCTTTCGGCCCGACCTCGACCGCCACGCAGCGCGCGCTTGGCCAGGCGCTGCTCGGGCTTGGCTGCCAGGGCAACTCGACCGCCGAGTTGAACGGCGTCAGCGTCGAAGACGAGCGCAACGAAAGCGAATTCACCGGCACCGCGGTATTGTCGTGGAAGGCCACCGACGATCTGCTGCTGTATGGCAGCTTCACGCGCGGCTATAAGGCGGGCGGTTTCAACCTCGATCGATCGGCACTCAAACTTCCGGTGCAAACCTTCGCCTCGCTGGGCGGCGTGCAGGCGCTTACCGGCAACCTTCAGTTCGACCCCGAGACGGTGAACGCCTTCGAGGTCGGCGCGAAATATTCGACCGGTCCGTTCAGCCTTTCGGTCGCGGGCTTCCGCCAGGAGTTCAAAAACTTCCAGCTCAACACCTTCGACGGTACCGTCTTCATCGTTCAGAACGTCAACGGCTGCACCGAAGAGCTGAACGGTGCCGATCGCGACCAGAGCAAGTTCACCGCCGCTGCCAATTACAGCGCCACCGCCGCGGCGACCGGCGCGTGCGACACCGACAATCTGGGCTATGGGGTGCTCGCACAGGGCGTCGAGCTCGAGGCGCAACTCGCGCCGATCCGCGATCTGCGTATCGCGGTGGGGCTGACCTATGCCGACACCAAGTTCCGTGACAACCTGGTCGGCAATGATCGCGGCCAGCCGCTCAACCAAGCGCTGCGCAAGCTGCCCGGCGACAATCTGTCGAACGCGCCCGAGATCGTCGCGACTTCGTCGGTCGCCTGGACCCCCGACATCGGCAGCAGCGGGCTGTCGGGTCTGTTCTATATCGATGGCCGCCTCTCGGACGATTACAACACCGGGTCGGACCTGTTCCCGCAAAAGGAACAGGACAGCTTCTTCCTGATCAACGCGCGCGTCGGCATTCGCGGGCCCGACCAGCGCTGGGCGGTCGAGCTCTGGGCGCAGAACCTGCTCGACAAGGATTATGCACAGGTCGCCTTCAACTCGCCGTTCCAGGAAGGCGCGGCCAACGCCGCGTTCCAGGATCCGCAATATCCCGGCGGGCGGCAGATCTTTTCGCAGTTCCTCGCCGAACCGCGGACCTATGGCGTGACGCTTCGCGGCAGCTTTTGA
- a CDS encoding NAD(P)H-dependent flavin oxidoreductase, which translates to MALPPLFDRLALPIIGSPLFIISGPELVIAQCKAGIVGSFPALNARPQSELNEWLHQITEALSAWNREHPDRPAAPFAVNQIVHKSNDRLEADLETCAKWQVPIVITSLGARAELNTAVHAWGGITLHDVIDDRFAHKAVEKGADGLILVCAGAGGHAGRLNPFAFTQEVRAWFDGPIALSGAIANGGAVLAAQAMGADLAYIGSPFIATTEARAADEYKQGIVEGHAHDIVYTNLFTGIHGNYLRSSIEAAGLDPDNLPASDPSAMNFGSGSNTKAKAWRDIWGSGQGIGAVDRVEPVAVRVERLAAEYAAAKARLG; encoded by the coding sequence ATGGCCCTACCCCCGCTCTTCGATCGCCTGGCACTGCCGATCATCGGCTCGCCGCTCTTCATCATCTCGGGTCCCGAGCTCGTTATCGCACAGTGCAAAGCGGGGATCGTCGGATCGTTCCCCGCGCTCAACGCGCGGCCGCAAAGCGAGCTGAACGAGTGGCTCCACCAGATCACCGAGGCGCTGTCGGCGTGGAACCGCGAGCATCCCGACCGCCCCGCCGCGCCGTTCGCGGTCAACCAGATCGTCCACAAGTCCAACGACCGGCTCGAGGCCGATCTCGAAACCTGCGCCAAATGGCAGGTGCCGATCGTCATCACCTCGCTCGGCGCGCGCGCCGAACTCAACACCGCGGTCCACGCCTGGGGCGGGATCACGCTCCACGACGTGATCGACGACCGGTTCGCGCACAAGGCGGTAGAAAAGGGCGCCGACGGGCTGATCCTGGTGTGCGCTGGTGCTGGCGGCCATGCCGGCCGGCTCAACCCCTTCGCCTTCACCCAGGAAGTCCGCGCCTGGTTCGACGGGCCGATCGCGCTATCGGGGGCGATCGCCAATGGCGGCGCGGTACTCGCGGCGCAGGCGATGGGCGCCGACCTCGCCTATATCGGCTCGCCCTTCATCGCGACCACCGAGGCGCGCGCCGCCGACGAATACAAACAGGGCATCGTCGAGGGCCATGCGCACGACATCGTCTACACCAATTTGTTCACCGGCATCCACGGCAACTATTTGCGCAGCTCGATCGAGGCCGCGGGGCTCGACCCCGATAATCTCCCCGCGAGCGATCCCTCGGCAATGAACTTCGGCTCGGGCAGCAATACCAAGGCCAAGGCGTGGCGCGACATCTGGGGATCGGGCCAGGGGATCGGCGCGGTCGACCGGGTCGAGCCGGTGGCGGTGCGGGTGGAGCGGCTGGCGGCGGAATATGCGGCGGCGAAGGCGCGGCTGGGATAA
- a CDS encoding spinster family MFS transporter, translating to MTEPQTLAAHAIADEKAIRRRGLTLALLTTTYFFSYMDRQILAILQELIKADLQLSDTQLGLLSGLAFALFYATLGIPVARLADRFNRKNIVALSLAAWSAMTAVGGLAQNFTQLLLARIGVGIGEAGSSPPSHSIIADLYPPDRRAGAMGVFSLGVVLGSAIGTSVGGLVAAAFGWRTAMYVIGMPGVVLALIVWLFVVEPRRGLSDPNRAPDAAKEPMPSLAQGFASLAASGPALHLVAGVTLTSMIGYGLTAWGPSYMQRSLGIGVRDISLYVALPGGLFGIASAVGGGKIADWLARRHGLHAQSTMVAVLKTLALPFTLGFFLFDQPVLAIGSYFLYILFANSYLGPTFALIQGLAPLRLRALWAAITLLVINLIGLGAGPTLVGVISDLLKPSFGEDSLRWSMMLFAAVTPWAIFHYWRAGVLLKRAG from the coding sequence GTGACCGAACCCCAGACGCTGGCCGCGCATGCGATTGCCGATGAAAAGGCGATCCGCCGCCGCGGGCTGACGCTCGCGCTGCTCACCACCACCTATTTCTTCAGCTACATGGATCGCCAGATCCTCGCGATCCTGCAGGAGCTGATCAAGGCCGACCTGCAGCTAAGCGATACCCAGCTCGGCCTGTTGTCCGGCTTGGCGTTCGCCTTGTTCTACGCGACGCTCGGCATCCCAGTCGCGCGGCTGGCCGATCGGTTCAACCGCAAGAACATCGTCGCGCTGAGCCTTGCCGCATGGAGCGCGATGACCGCGGTCGGCGGGCTCGCGCAGAACTTTACCCAGTTGCTGCTCGCGCGGATCGGGGTGGGGATCGGCGAGGCGGGATCATCGCCGCCGAGCCATTCGATCATCGCCGATCTGTATCCGCCCGATCGCCGGGCGGGGGCGATGGGGGTGTTTTCGCTTGGCGTCGTGCTCGGCAGTGCGATCGGCACGTCGGTGGGCGGGCTGGTCGCCGCGGCGTTCGGCTGGCGCACCGCGATGTACGTCATCGGCATGCCCGGCGTGGTGCTCGCGCTGATCGTCTGGCTGTTCGTCGTCGAGCCGCGTCGCGGCCTGTCCGATCCCAACCGTGCGCCCGACGCTGCCAAGGAGCCGATGCCAAGCCTCGCACAAGGGTTCGCGTCGCTCGCCGCGTCGGGGCCGGCGCTGCACCTGGTGGCCGGCGTCACGCTGACCTCGATGATCGGCTATGGTCTTACCGCCTGGGGGCCAAGCTATATGCAGCGCTCGCTGGGGATCGGGGTGCGCGACATTTCGCTCTATGTCGCGCTGCCGGGAGGGCTGTTCGGCATCGCCTCGGCGGTGGGCGGCGGCAAGATCGCCGACTGGCTCGCGCGGCGGCATGGGCTGCACGCGCAGAGCACGATGGTCGCGGTGCTCAAGACGCTCGCGCTGCCCTTCACCTTGGGCTTCTTCCTGTTCGACCAGCCGGTGCTCGCGATCGGGTCCTATTTTCTCTATATCCTGTTCGCCAACAGCTATCTCGGGCCGACCTTCGCGCTGATCCAGGGGCTGGCGCCGCTGCGGCTGCGCGCCTTGTGGGCGGCGATCACCTTGCTGGTGATCAACCTGATCGGATTGGGTGCCGGGCCGACGCTGGTGGGGGTGATCAGCGATCTGTTGAAGCCGAGCTTCGGCGAGGATTCGCTGCGCTGGTCGATGATGTTGTTCGCCGCGGTGACGCCCTGGGCGATCTTCCATTATTGGCGCGCGGGGGTGTTGTTGAAGCGCGCGGGCTAA
- a CDS encoding RidA family protein translates to MTLRTIAAGLLLAGALAAPAGAQVVRHQNPGTTPSLILQAVTVPPGAETLVLSGQLPAAIDPSQPPTSWESFGDTKTQTISILNKIKAILASKGYAMSDVIKLTVFVTADPARTDGKMDFAGMNEGFKQFFGTAENPNTVARSTVQVAGLAGPNFLVEIEATAAKMPAK, encoded by the coding sequence ATGACACTTCGAACGATTGCGGCGGGACTGCTACTGGCGGGGGCGCTCGCCGCTCCCGCCGGGGCCCAGGTGGTGCGGCACCAAAATCCGGGGACGACACCCTCGCTGATCCTCCAGGCGGTGACGGTGCCGCCGGGCGCCGAGACGCTGGTCTTGTCGGGGCAACTGCCCGCAGCGATCGACCCGTCGCAACCGCCGACGAGCTGGGAATCGTTCGGCGACACCAAGACACAGACCATCAGCATCCTCAACAAGATCAAGGCAATCCTGGCGTCGAAGGGCTATGCGATGTCCGACGTCATCAAGCTGACGGTGTTCGTCACCGCCGACCCGGCGCGCACCGACGGCAAGATGGACTTTGCGGGGATGAACGAAGGGTTCAAGCAGTTCTTCGGAACGGCCGAAAACCCCAATACCGTCGCGCGATCGACGGTGCAGGTGGCGGGGCTGGCCGGCCCCAATTTCCTGGTCGAGATAGAAGCGACCGCGGCGAAGATGCCGGCAAAATAG
- a CDS encoding TonB-dependent receptor plug domain-containing protein: protein MKSISSISIVALATSLCAGVAHGQAQTPPVEESSVVDPPAAANAQGEIIVTGTRRTDRTVLESAAPVDVFTAETLQTQASGDMNNILRNLVPSFNVGRFAISDGSTFVRPPTLRGLPPDQILVLVNGKRRHRAALVQIGGGALAAGSQGVDLAQIPTIAVERIEVLRDGAAAQYGSDAIAGVINYGLKRNREGIELTARYGQFYEGDGENVQIAANVGLPLTDAGFFNVSGEYIDSKQTSRGVQRPGVVALQAQFPGTYDGLRDPVQLFGDPQVEAARLFVNAGLEVAEGTEVYAFGNYGVSRQEGDFNYRQPVSSTGRNAAGTGNQTFGAAGGIFTTLFTDAIPGQFDARGRPVYSATGRTFNFNSLYPLGFAPRFFGKVTDYSIVGGLKGEVLTGLSYDVSASYGQNQIDYRMTNTLNPSMGPTSPTAFYMGSLQQRETNFNADFAYETDIGLASPLTIAAGAEHRREAYAILLGDPASYAFGNFGLQTVQRADGTRFVNTAQQVGSNGFPGYGPDSTIDQDRTSYAFYAEVEADIVAGLSLSGAIRHEEFSDFGSTTNWKATGRYEFTPAFAVRGAASTGFRAPTPGQLFTTNVATAFTGANPIESAILPVTTAAAQVFGATSLRPEKSKNYSAGIVITPTASFSITLDAYQIEVTDRIGLTGNIEIDTAARRQALRDAGVQNAETLGRLRYFTNSFDTRTQGVDLVANHTASTDFGRFNTILAVNYNDTEVTGIDTVNLLGTQTAVIDAVRVGNIENLNSKWRGNLTENWSLDRLSVTARASYWGKFTSYAATADGGNKTFGDDVTFDLEVGFELNDQIRLAVGGENIFDNYPDKNFRATGQANQNWYAATGGTVSGSVYPDDAPYGFNGGFWYFRAATKF from the coding sequence ATGAAGAGCATATCGTCGATTTCGATCGTCGCACTCGCGACGTCGCTCTGCGCCGGGGTGGCGCATGGACAAGCACAAACGCCGCCGGTCGAGGAAAGCTCGGTGGTCGATCCACCCGCCGCGGCGAATGCGCAGGGGGAGATCATCGTCACCGGCACGCGGCGCACCGACCGCACCGTGCTCGAATCGGCCGCGCCGGTCGATGTCTTCACCGCCGAGACGCTGCAGACCCAAGCGTCGGGCGACATGAACAACATCCTGCGCAACCTGGTGCCCTCGTTCAACGTCGGCCGGTTCGCGATTTCCGACGGATCGACCTTCGTTCGACCGCCGACGCTGCGCGGCCTGCCACCCGACCAGATCCTGGTCCTGGTCAACGGCAAGCGCCGCCATCGCGCGGCGCTGGTGCAGATCGGCGGCGGCGCGCTGGCGGCGGGTTCGCAGGGCGTCGACCTCGCACAGATCCCGACGATCGCGGTCGAGCGGATCGAAGTGCTGCGCGACGGCGCGGCGGCGCAATATGGCTCGGACGCGATCGCTGGCGTCATCAACTACGGCCTCAAGCGGAACCGCGAGGGGATCGAACTCACCGCCCGCTATGGCCAATTCTATGAAGGCGATGGCGAGAACGTCCAGATCGCGGCGAATGTCGGGCTGCCGCTCACCGATGCGGGCTTCTTCAACGTCAGCGGCGAATATATCGATTCGAAGCAGACCAGCCGCGGGGTGCAGCGCCCCGGCGTGGTGGCGTTGCAGGCGCAATTTCCCGGCACCTATGACGGACTCCGTGACCCGGTGCAGCTGTTCGGCGATCCGCAGGTCGAGGCTGCCCGGCTGTTCGTCAATGCCGGCCTCGAAGTCGCCGAAGGCACCGAAGTCTACGCCTTCGGCAATTACGGCGTTTCGCGACAGGAGGGCGACTTCAACTATCGCCAGCCGGTGAGCTCGACCGGTCGCAATGCCGCGGGCACCGGCAACCAGACCTTCGGCGCGGCGGGGGGCATCTTCACGACGTTGTTCACCGATGCGATCCCAGGGCAGTTCGATGCGCGCGGGCGGCCGGTGTACAGCGCCACCGGGCGGACCTTCAACTTCAACAGCCTGTACCCGCTGGGGTTCGCCCCGCGCTTCTTCGGCAAGGTGACCGACTATTCGATCGTCGGCGGGTTGAAAGGCGAGGTGCTGACGGGGCTGAGCTACGACGTCAGCGCATCCTATGGTCAGAACCAGATCGACTATCGGATGACCAACACGCTCAATCCGTCGATGGGGCCGACCTCCCCGACCGCCTTCTACATGGGATCGCTCCAGCAACGCGAAACCAACTTCAACGCCGATTTCGCTTATGAGACCGATATCGGCCTCGCCTCGCCGCTGACGATCGCGGCGGGCGCCGAGCATCGCCGCGAAGCCTATGCGATCCTGCTCGGCGATCCGGCATCCTATGCGTTCGGCAATTTCGGGTTGCAGACGGTCCAGCGCGCGGACGGCACCCGCTTCGTCAACACCGCGCAGCAAGTGGGGTCGAACGGCTTCCCCGGCTATGGCCCCGATTCGACGATCGACCAGGATCGCACGAGCTACGCCTTCTACGCCGAAGTCGAGGCCGACATCGTCGCCGGCCTGTCGCTGTCGGGGGCGATCCGGCACGAGGAGTTCAGCGATTTCGGATCGACCACCAACTGGAAGGCGACGGGGCGGTACGAATTCACCCCCGCCTTCGCGGTCCGCGGCGCCGCCAGCACGGGCTTCCGCGCACCGACGCCGGGACAGTTGTTCACCACCAACGTCGCAACCGCCTTCACCGGCGCAAACCCGATCGAAAGCGCGATCCTGCCGGTGACGACCGCCGCTGCGCAGGTGTTCGGGGCGACCTCGCTGCGGCCCGAAAAGTCGAAGAACTATTCGGCGGGGATCGTCATCACTCCCACCGCGTCGTTCTCGATCACGCTCGATGCCTATCAGATCGAGGTGACCGACCGCATCGGCCTGACCGGCAATATCGAGATCGACACCGCGGCGCGGCGCCAGGCCCTGCGCGACGCCGGGGTGCAGAATGCCGAGACGCTGGGGCGGCTGCGCTACTTCACCAACTCGTTCGATACCCGCACACAAGGCGTCGATCTGGTGGCGAACCACACCGCTTCGACCGATTTCGGGCGGTTCAACACGATCCTGGCGGTCAACTACAATGACACCGAGGTGACCGGGATCGACACGGTCAATTTGCTCGGCACCCAGACCGCGGTGATCGACGCTGTACGCGTGGGCAATATCGAGAATCTCAACTCGAAATGGCGCGGCAACCTCACCGAAAACTGGTCGCTCGACCGGCTGAGCGTCACCGCGCGCGCCAGTTACTGGGGCAAGTTCACCAGCTACGCCGCAACCGCCGACGGTGGTAACAAGACCTTCGGCGACGACGTCACCTTCGATCTCGAAGTCGGGTTCGAACTCAACGACCAGATCCGGCTGGCGGTGGGCGGCGAGAACATCTTCGACAATTATCCCGACAAGAACTTCCGCGCGACCGGCCAGGCCAACCAGAATTGGTATGCCGCGACCGGGGGAACGGTGAGCGGTTCGGTCTATCCCGACGATGCGCCTTATGGCTTCAACGGCGGCTTCTGGTATTTTCGCGCAGCGACCAAATTCTGA